CCAGGGCCAGCCGGACCGCGGGGTCGTTGTCCATCGCCCGGTTGGCGAATTCGAGGTCGGCCAATGCCCCGGACGGGTCCCCTTGCTCGGCGCGGAGCAACCCGCGAGCCCGACGCAGCCAGGGGTCGTCGGGCGACCGATCGAGGTACGGCTCAAGTTCTTTTCGCAGGCGGTCGCCATCGCCGGCGAGGTCGCGGAAGATCTCCTGATGACGGTCTTCCAGGGCGATGTTGGTCAGGGAGACGAGCTGGCGGGGGTCGCCGGAGATCCGGAAGACGTCCCAGAGCAAGGCTCGTGCCTCCTCCTGCCTGCGCTGGACGAGCAAGAGCCCGAGCAGGCGGACCTTCGGCTCAACCGCCTCCGGTTCCCGTTCCAGGACAGCGCGAAAGGCGCGTTCGGCCTCGACCCGATCGTGCTCTTGCATGGCGAGGGTGCCGAGTCCCATCTGGGCCTGAATCCAGACGGGGTCGCCTTCGGGAATCCGCTCGAGCGCCGCCTCAGCCTCGTCGTCTCGGTCGAGGCTTGTGAGGGCCTGCCCGAGCAAGAGACAGGCCCGGGCGTCGTTCGGATGCTCCACGACCCACGAGGCGAGCCGGCGTTCGGCGTCGTTCCATTGCTGCCGCTGCATGGCCTGCTCGATCGCCTTCCATCGGCGATCGTCGGAGGGGGCCGTTCCCCAGAGAATCAGGGCGATCAGCCCGGCGACGCTCGCCAGTCCGATTCCGACGCGCACCGCCCGGCGATGCGGGCGTGTTGGCTCGACATTCATCGCCGCTCGCTCGATCAATCAACGGTTGGGGCCGATCCGCCCGATGCGTGCGGGAGGCGTCGTTTCCAGTCCTCCTTGGAGGTCGATCGCTGAGGTGCCTGTCCTGCGACTCCGGCCTTCCCGAATGCGAAGGACGGCGCCGCAGACCTTCCCGAGTTCGAAGGCCGACCCAACGGAATCGACACATTCCCCAAAGGAAACCGTTCTCGATGTCTCCCGTATCTGCAAGATGAGTACTCGATTGATCGTAAGTCAGGCCGGCTCGAATTGCCAGATGAAGGCTTTGGGGAGGTGTGCCTTAGCGGCGGAAGACGGAGGGTCGATCGTCCCTTGCGGTCGTGTTGAACATGCCCGCGCCGAGGGTCCGCAAGACCCACTGCCCGCCGGGCAGGACCTCGGGGCGGAACAAGGGGAAGGAGGCGGGGCCGGTCACTCGGATGTCGGCAATCTGCCCGCCGGCCTCACGGAAGGCGTCGCTGAGCAAGGGGATACGGAAGCCGCCCCGACCGTACATGATCCGAAGGCGCAGGTCGAGTTGGCCGCGAAGGTCCATCGTCCCACCTCCTCGGAGGCTAATGGCGTCGCCGGTCAAGAGGATGGGGTCGAGATAGGCCAGGCCGTTCTCGATCCGGACGGAGACCTCGGCCGTGTCGAAGGCGGTTTCACTGGACGGGGCGCCGATTTCGAGCGTGTTGAGCACCTTGAAGAATCGCAGGGCGACGGGCAGGTCGCCCAGGTCTCCCTGGGCAATGCGGAAGTCTCCGGAGCCGCTGACCGATCGCATCTCGTTGCCGATTCCGCTGAAGGTGATCATCCCCGAGAGCAAGCCTCGGAAACTCTGCTTACCGGGCAAGGAGGCGGTGAACCGGGCAAGATCGGCGTTGGCCACGGCCAGGGTGGCGTTGTACTCGGGCTGCTCGTCCATGCCGAGGCCGACCTGGCCGGTCAGGCGACCGCCGAGCAGGTCTCCCTCGATCGCCTCCAGCCGAGCCGATTGACCGTCGATGACTAGCGGGGAGCGCACCTGAGTCACCTGCTGGCCGGCAATCGTCAGGCTATCGAGGTCGATCAGGCCGCCAAGATTGAGCGATCGGCCGTCGAAGCGCCCGGCAAAGTTGACCAGCCGCCCGTGAATCGCCTCCAGGGGAATGCTCGTGCGGATCGTCTGGCCGTTGAGGACGATCAGACCGTTGGCCCACTCGACGTAGGCGGGGTCGCCCGGTTGTCCGGACCAGCCGAGCCGCAAATCGCCTCGCATCGAGGGAATCGCCGGGCTTTCGTCGAGTCGTCGGGCGAACTCGGCCATGACCGAGGGCATCAGCTTTCTCAGCTCGGCGTCGAGCCGGAAGCGGGCCACGCGCAGGTCATCGACCGAGAGGCCGAAGCGGCCGTCGGGTTCCAGGTTGACCGCCCCGGAGCGGAAGCGAACGGGAGAGCCCCGGAACTGGAACGAGACGTCGTCCATTGTCACCAGGCCGTCGTCGTAGACGAACAGGCCGTCGATGGCCTCCATCGCCGGCAGTTCCAGCGGAGGAGGCTCGGGGCCTCCCGGCTCGTCGGGGGCGGGGGTAAAGCTCAGGCTAATCGACGTGCCGGGGTCGGGTCGGACGGCCAGCTTCGTGTGGTTCTCGTTCCCCTTGACCTGGATGGCCGCATCGAGCGTGGCCTTGCCCATCGGGTTCAACAGGTTCCAGGTCGCCTGCCACTCCGGAGGCAGGGCCAGGCGAAGCTGTTCGTCGAAGGGAAGGTCGGTGGCCCGCATCGTCAGCTCGGCGTCGAACGTGTTCGGGCCGACCTGGCGGACCCAGCCGTCGGGGCACTCGATCCGGGCCAGGCCGTTGTAGCCGACCAGATCGTGGAACTCCCAGTGATCGGGCATGATCACCAGACGCCCCTTGACGTTGGTAATGGCGTAGGGCATCCCCTCCCAGGTGAAGGCGAAGCCGCCGGCCTCGGCCGGTTCTCCCAGATCGAGCGCGGCGGTCAGCTCGACGATCTCCTTTTGATCGCTTCCCGGAGGAGCCGGGCGGCGGTCGAGATGGGCGTGGGCGACGCGGACCGTTCCTTTCGGCTGGAACTGGTGCAGGACCTTGCGGACGTCGGGATTGAGCGCGGCCAGCAAGGTTTCGTCGATCGGCAAGGCCCCCAGCTCGAAGTCGAGCGAGACGACGGGGTCGGAGCTGACCTCGTCGATCGTTCCCCAGCATCGGGCCGGACGGTTGCCGATGAGGGTGGTCAGGCCGGGCGGGGCGATGGTCACTCGATCCCCTTCCCAGACGACCCGGCCGTAAAGCTGTCGGATCGGGTACGGGCAAGCGGCGTGGGTCATCGACGCGCCTTGCAAGTCAAGCGTCAGGCCGAGGCCGACCGGCCGACCGGCCTTTTGCCGAACGGCCCGAAGGTAGACATGCGTTCGGCCTCCGGGGCGCAGTTCCTCCCAGAGTCCGAGCAGATGCTCGGGGGTCTTGCTCCGCAAGCGATCGTCGAACTCCAGGTCGGTCACTTCGACTAACAGGTCAAACGGCCCGGCGATCGGGTCCCTCACGTCGAGTCGACCGGCAGCTCGGGCGGTGGTTCGGCCGTTGGTTCCCCTGGCAAGATCGACGAGCAAGGTGCCATCGCGCAGGGTCGCCAGCAGCTCGACCTCGTTGAGCGGGAAGGGAAGCTCGGGAGCGTTCAGGCTGGCGGATCGGACGAGCAGGTCCAGCTCGTGCTCCTTCAGCGGTTGCTCGTGATCGTCGGGGTCGATCTCCAGGCGGTGGACGCGGACGTCAAGCTCGCCGGCCGAGAGCCCAAGCTGGTCGTAGCTGGCGTGGAATTCCTCGGGCAAGCGGTTCCGAAGGCTCTCTCCCAACTCCAGTCGGATCAGCTCGCTGCCGGACAGGGTCACGCGGCGGGATTTGACATCGAAGGTGCCCGCCAGGTCGAGCCGCTCGAAGCCGTCTCCCCGGGCGGTGCCTTCGAAGGCATAGGAGGTCGCGCTTTGCGGGGTCATCGTCAGCACGACATCCCGGAGCAGGCTGATCGGTCCCTCTTCCCGGCTCAGGGCGATCTTGCCGTTGCGAATCAAAATCTTCGGCAAGACCTCGGGAGGGGGTAAGGGCCAGGGATCGGCCAGAAATCCTTCGAGGTTCCAGGTCCCATCGTCCCGACGGCCGAGGCGAAGGGTCGGCTGCGCGACGATCACCTCGCGGGCCTCGAACCGCTGCTGCAAAAGGGCCGCCACGTCGAAGGTCAGGCGAAGCCAGCCGACCTCGATCGTCGGCCCCGGCACCGTCTCGATCTCCTGGTGAACGCGGACCTGTTCCAGGGTTGCCGAGCCGGTAAATGGCCGCAGACGGACCCGACCCACGCTCACCTTCGAATCGGGCAAGAGCCGCAGCGACTCCCGCTCGACCAGTCGAGCCAGCTCGGCGCCATCCGTCGCGTGACCGGCCGCGTACCAGCCGCCTCCGATGAAGACCGAGAGGGGCAGGATGACCGACCAGGCGATCATCTTCTTCGTATCGTGCCCGAACCGCCCGCCGACAATCCGCATCAGGCCCGCCGCCGCCAGGCCCATCGCCGGCACCATGCCCGGCAATCGGTAGCGGATCGAGCTGACGAAGACCATGTGCAGCAGGCAGAAGCAGAGGACGGTTCCCCCAAGCAAAACCAGGCTTCTCGGGTCCTTCCTCCGGTCCCAAAGGCCGACCACCAGTAGGACAAAGACCGGGATCGTCGCCACCCCGCTTAGAATCCCGACACCGGGGGCCGACAGTTCGTCGGCGTTCGGCCAGGGGCTCCAGAAGCGTCCGACCTTGACCGCCGCCAGCTCCAGGGCACGCCGAGGGTTCTCTCGGGCAAAGGCGATCGCCCGGTGGCGCAGTTCGGCATCCTGCCTGATCTCGTCGAGTACCCGGATTTCGGGGTCGTCGAGGAAGGTCATGTTGCTGGAGCCGGTCGCCTCGGGGCTGAGGCCGTCGTACAAGCTGGCCCCAACCCAAAGCGCCGTCGGCACGAACTTGCCGACAACCTGGGCATTGCGAAGCCACCACGGGGCCATGACCGCGGCGACCGTCAGCACGACGACCGCCGCCAGGGCCACCGCCCTCCTCGACCGCTCGAACAGCACCCAGGCCGGCAGGGCCAGGGGTAGGAAGACCGCCCACGACGGTCTGACGAGCAAGGCCGCGCCGATCACCAGGCCGGTCAAGACCGCCACGACGAATGAGCCGAACGGCCCCGGCCCCGATGTCGGCCCGTGCCAGGCGAGCGAATGCGGCGTTTCCTCCGCCGAGGCCCCGGTTGCTTCCAAGAGTTGC
The DNA window shown above is from Tautonia rosea and carries:
- a CDS encoding AsmA-like C-terminal region-containing protein; translation: MPESTRRSRWTRYAIVPMIVLVGLALRLLAAGAVQLYAQQKGVLCIFGDTGIYWYLAEAIRTGSPYVVNQWDVPHYALRTPGYPAFLALCQILFGPDAALGARVIQAVLGAGGVAVVYALVLALWKRGDEHDRRRARRVAILAATLAAVEPYSVGLSGLLLSEGVFVPLMLLALWGLAVLWRPGPKAREQDAARQLLEATGASAEETPHSLAWHGPTSGPGPFGSFVVAVLTGLVIGAALLVRPSWAVFLPLALPAWVLFERSRRAVALAAVVVLTVAAVMAPWWLRNAQVVGKFVPTALWVGASLYDGLSPEATGSSNMTFLDDPEIRVLDEIRQDAELRHRAIAFARENPRRALELAAVKVGRFWSPWPNADELSAPGVGILSGVATIPVFVLLVVGLWDRRKDPRSLVLLGGTVLCFCLLHMVFVSSIRYRLPGMVPAMGLAAAGLMRIVGGRFGHDTKKMIAWSVILPLSVFIGGGWYAAGHATDGAELARLVERESLRLLPDSKVSVGRVRLRPFTGSATLEQVRVHQEIETVPGPTIEVGWLRLTFDVAALLQQRFEAREVIVAQPTLRLGRRDDGTWNLEGFLADPWPLPPPEVLPKILIRNGKIALSREEGPISLLRDVVLTMTPQSATSYAFEGTARGDGFERLDLAGTFDVKSRRVTLSGSELIRLELGESLRNRLPEEFHASYDQLGLSAGELDVRVHRLEIDPDDHEQPLKEHELDLLVRSASLNAPELPFPLNEVELLATLRDGTLLVDLARGTNGRTTARAAGRLDVRDPIAGPFDLLVEVTDLEFDDRLRSKTPEHLLGLWEELRPGGRTHVYLRAVRQKAGRPVGLGLTLDLQGASMTHAACPYPIRQLYGRVVWEGDRVTIAPPGLTTLIGNRPARCWGTIDEVSSDPVVSLDFELGALPIDETLLAALNPDVRKVLHQFQPKGTVRVAHAHLDRRPAPPGSDQKEIVELTAALDLGEPAEAGGFAFTWEGMPYAITNVKGRLVIMPDHWEFHDLVGYNGLARIECPDGWVRQVGPNTFDAELTMRATDLPFDEQLRLALPPEWQATWNLLNPMGKATLDAAIQVKGNENHTKLAVRPDPGTSISLSFTPAPDEPGGPEPPPLELPAMEAIDGLFVYDDGLVTMDDVSFQFRGSPVRFRSGAVNLEPDGRFGLSVDDLRVARFRLDAELRKLMPSVMAEFARRLDESPAIPSMRGDLRLGWSGQPGDPAYVEWANGLIVLNGQTIRTSIPLEAIHGRLVNFAGRFDGRSLNLGGLIDLDSLTIAGQQVTQVRSPLVIDGQSARLEAIEGDLLGGRLTGQVGLGMDEQPEYNATLAVANADLARFTASLPGKQSFRGLLSGMITFSGIGNEMRSVSGSGDFRIAQGDLGDLPVALRFFKVLNTLEIGAPSSETAFDTAEVSVRIENGLAYLDPILLTGDAISLRGGGTMDLRGQLDLRLRIMYGRGGFRIPLLSDAFREAGGQIADIRVTGPASFPLFRPEVLPGGQWVLRTLGAGMFNTTARDDRPSVFRR